A window of Variovorax paradoxus genomic DNA:
CGATGATCGTGTACTTCCAGACCGGGTAACGGTTCATGAGCGGGCGCTTTTTCTCAAGCTTTTCAGAAGAGGGAACACCGCGTGACTTGGGGCCCTGCGCTGCAAAGCGCAAGGCTCGGCGCACGCTTTTATTGTTTGACGGCGCCCTTGGGCAGGACCTGCACCACGGCGCTGCGCTGGATCTTGATCTCGACGCCGTTGGCGATCTCGAGGCCCAGGTACTGGTCGTTCAGGGAGGTGATCTTGCCGAGCACGCCGCCGGCGGTGGCGACTTCGTCGCCCTTGGCCAGCGCCTCGATCATGGCGCGCGCTTCTTTCTGGCGCTTCATTTGCGGGCGGATCATGACGAAATACAGCACCACGAACATCAGCACCAGAGGCAGCATGCTGCCGAGCGAGGACAACATGTCACCGCCGCCGGCTGCAGCGGGCGCGGTCTGGGCGAAAGCAGAGGAAATGAACAAGAGAGTCTCCAGCAGAGGGAAGAGAAAACGAGAGGAAGGCGGGCCGGTCCCGACGCTCCTCATGGCTTCGCGGCCACGAAGGGAATTGGGGCCGCAAGTCAAAGCTCGGCGGGGCTTGGCCGCGCACAGCACCGGGCATTGTATTCGGCGCCGGTGACTGCTCCACGCCCTTATCCGGC
This region includes:
- the yajC gene encoding preprotein translocase subunit YajC, whose product is MFISSAFAQTAPAAAGGGDMLSSLGSMLPLVLMFVVLYFVMIRPQMKRQKEARAMIEALAKGDEVATAGGVLGKITSLNDQYLGLEIANGVEIKIQRSAVVQVLPKGAVKQ